The DNA window TATCTCCGAAGCTTTGTTCGCTACCGCCATCGGCTTGTTCGTGGCAATCCCGGCGGTGTGGGCCTACAACCGCTTCACCACCCGCGTGGAACGGCTGTCGGTGCGCTACGAAACCTTCGCCGACGAGTTCAGCTCGATCCTGCAGCGTCAGGCTGGCGCGGACGAGTAATGCGCGCGCCACTCGCGACAGCCCGCACATGCATATGCGGGAGATTAATTAGGAACGTTTCGCGATGATCTCCGGTATTTCCCGCCGTAAGAAGCGCAAGCTCAAATCCGACATCAATGTCGTGCCTTACATCGACGTGATGTTGGTGCTGCTGATCATCTTCATGGTGACCGCACCGCTGCTGACCCTTAGTACCGACGTCAACCTGCCCAGCTCGCGCGCCAAGGCGTTGGAGAGCAAGCAGGATCCGATCGTGGTGGTGGTCGCTGCCGATGGCCAACTCGCATTGCAGCTGCCCAAGGGCAAGCCGCAGACGATGGATGTGGCCGCACTGCAGGCGCAACTGGCCGCCATCGTGGCGCAGGATAAAGCGGCGCGTGTGGTCGTGGCCGGCGATCGCGCCGCGCCGTATCAAAAGATCATGGACGCCATCGACGTGCTCAAGCAGGCCAAGGTGGAGAAGGTCGGCCTGATTTCCGATTCCGGCGGCACCGCAGGCAGCAATGCACGCTGACGTGCTCCCCACGCAGGCGGCACGCGATGACGGCTGGTTTCGACCAGTCCTGCTGGCCTTGGTTGTGCATGTCCTGGTCGCGTTGGTGTTCATCGCCGGCTGGTTGTGGTCGCCCGAGCGTTCGGTCGAGCCTGCAGCGGGCGCCCCCAGCATGGAAGCCTCGCTGGACGTGTCTGCTGCCGAAGCGCGTGTCGCACGTCAGGCGCTGAAGGCCACCCCGGTGGAGACGCCACCGCCACCGCCTGCACTGTTGCCCGAGCGAGCACCGGAAGACAGCGTGCCGCCTCCGCAGCCGATTCCCGAGCCGCGTCCGCAGGATGCGCCCACGCCCCAACAGGCGCAGGCACAGGAGCGCGTGGCCCAGCCGGACAAGGTCGATCAGGACCGCGTCGATGCGCTTGCGCTGTCGGCAGAAAAGGCAAAGCAGGAACAGGAAGCCAAGCGTCGTCAGGAGCAGATCGACCTGACCGAGCGCAAGCGCCAGGCAGAGGCCGAGCAGAAGTTGCGCTTGGCCAAGCAGCAGGAAGAGGCCGACGCAAAGAAAAAGCAGGCTGCCGCACAGCAAGCAGCGGATGCCGAGCGCGAAAAGAAGATTGCCGATATTCGCCGCCAGCGCGAACAGGCCACCAAGGAAGCGGCGCTGGCCGAGCAGAAACTGCGTCAGGTCGCTGCCGCGCGTGCGCAACAGGCATTGTCGGCTGCCGCTGCGACGCCACAGCCGACGGCAGGGCAGGGTGGCACCAATACCGATCTGTATGCCAAGTACGCAGCCGCGATCCAGCAAAAGGTGT is part of the Xanthomonas fragariae genome and encodes:
- the tolR gene encoding protein TolR, whose translation is MISGISRRKKRKLKSDINVVPYIDVMLVLLIIFMVTAPLLTLSTDVNLPSSRAKALESKQDPIVVVVAADGQLALQLPKGKPQTMDVAALQAQLAAIVAQDKAARVVVAGDRAAPYQKIMDAIDVLKQAKVEKVGLISDSGGTAGSNAR
- the tolA gene encoding cell envelope integrity protein TolA: MHADVLPTQAARDDGWFRPVLLALVVHVLVALVFIAGWLWSPERSVEPAAGAPSMEASLDVSAAEARVARQALKATPVETPPPPPALLPERAPEDSVPPPQPIPEPRPQDAPTPQQAQAQERVAQPDKVDQDRVDALALSAEKAKQEQEAKRRQEQIDLTERKRQAEAEQKLRLAKQQEEADAKKKQAAAQQAADAEREKKIADIRRQREQATKEAALAEQKLRQVAAARAQQALSAAAATPQPTAGQGGTNTDLYAKYAAAIQQKVLAQWVRPPSVPPGQKCTINIRQLPGGQVMEAKVAPGCPYDEAGQRSIEAAVLSAQPLPYRGFESVFQRDLTFVFTALDQ